The Bradyrhizobium sp. CCBAU 051011 DNA segment TTTTTGTCCGTTGTTGGACATCCCAACATGGAAGGAGACAGCGATGGATTGGAACAGGGTCGAAGGCAACTGGAAACAGTTCAAGGGTTCCGCCAAGGAGAAGTGGGGCAAGCTCACCGATGACGATCTCAACGTCATCGAGGGCCGCCGCGAACAACTCGAAGGCAAGCTGCAGCAGCGCTACGGTTTTGCCAAGGACCAGATCCGCAAGGACGTGGACGACTGGTTCAGCACCTTGAAGTAAGGTTGTATTCGAAATGAAAGCCCCGGCTCGATGCCGGGGCTTTTTCGTTACGACGTTCCGCTGCGGGCAAGTCAGCCGCGCACACCCTAGACCGTGATGTATCTCAACAGCGAGATCACGCCGAGAATGATCACCACGACGCGGGCGATCTGCTTGGCGCGGCTGTCGAGCGGCAGGAGATTGATGAGATAGAGGATGAGGATGACGACCAGGAACGTGATGAGGATACTGACAAGCATGGGGCCCCCTTCGGCGCTCGTATGAGTGCGCTGGTAGTATTTTGTTAACGTGAATGAG contains these protein-coding regions:
- a CDS encoding Thivi_2564 family membrane protein; its protein translation is MLVSILITFLVVILILYLINLLPLDSRAKQIARVVVIILGVISLLRYITV
- a CDS encoding CsbD family protein is translated as MDWNRVEGNWKQFKGSAKEKWGKLTDDDLNVIEGRREQLEGKLQQRYGFAKDQIRKDVDDWFSTLK